A genomic region of Zea mays cultivar B73 chromosome 6, Zm-B73-REFERENCE-NAM-5.0, whole genome shotgun sequence contains the following coding sequences:
- the LOC100191581 gene encoding IAA17-auxin-responsive Aux/IAA family member, protein MSPPLDLDYIGLSPAAAAAAAHDDLKGTELRLGLPGSGSPDRRVVAATATTLDLLPAKGAKRGFSDEAPTPSPGAASGKGKKVAEEEDDKKVAATPQPVAKAQVVGWPPIRSYRKNTMSTTQLKGSKEDAEAKQDQGFLYVKVSMDGAPYLRKIDLKTYKNYKDLSTALEKMFSGFSTGKDGLSEYRKDGEYVLTYEDKDGDWMLVGDVPWEMFADSCRRLRIMKGSDAIGLAPRAADKSKNRN, encoded by the exons ATGTCGCCCCCACTCGACCTCGACTACATAGGCCTCTCGCCGGCGGCGGCTGCCGCCGCTGCCCACGACGACCTGAAGGGTACCGAGCTCCGCCTTGGTCTGCCGGGGTCCGGTTCGCCGGACCGCCGTGTTGTGGCTGCCACCGCAACCACCCTGGACCTGCTCCCGGCTAAGGGCGCCAAGCGCGGGTTTTCTGACGAGGCGCCGACGCCATCGCCCGGTGCAGCTTCCGGGAAGGGAAAGAAGGTAgcggaagaggaggacgacaagAAGGTTGCAGCGACGCCGCAGCCGGTCGCAAA AGCTCAGGTGGTGGGATGGCCACCAATCCGAAGCTACCGCAAGAACACGATGTCTACCACCCAGCTGAAGGGCAGCAAGGAGGATGCTGAGGCCAAGCAGGACCAGGGGTTCCTGTACGTCAAGGTCAGCATGGATGGCGCGCCGTACCTCAGGAAGATTGACCTCAAGACTTACAAGAACTACAAGGACCTGTCGACTGCGCTTGAGAAGATGTtcagtggcttcagtactg GCAAGGATGGCTTATCTGAGTACCGCAAGGATGGTGAATATGTTCTGACTTACGAGGACAAGGATGGAGATTGGATGCTTGTTGGCGATGTACCATGGGA GATGTTCGCTGACTCTTGCCGCAGGCTCAGGATCATGAAAGGATCAGATGCAATTGGACTTG CTCCAAGGGCAGCTGATAAGTCCAAGAATCGCAACTAG
- the LOC100191237 gene encoding putative glyoxalase family protein, giving the protein MARLLIPLPFAAASASSLHLAVSRLPLAAVSAARRECLFGGRVVGGVVRAPARLSKRGLCAGAEAGDSAVTVEAMEWVKKDRRRLLHVVYRVGDLDKTIKFYTECLGMKLLRKRDIPEERYTNAFLGYGPEDSHFVVELTYNYGVESYNIGTGFGHFGIAVEDVAKTVELIKAKGGTVTREPGPVKGGKSVIAFIEDPDGYKFELIERGPTPEPLCQVMLRVGDLDRAINFYEKAFGMELLRKRDNSEYKYTIAMMGYGPEDKNAVLELTYNYGVKEYDKGNAYAQIAISTDDVYKTAEAIRVNGGQITREPGPLPGITTKITACTDPDGWKTVFVDNIDFLKELEE; this is encoded by the exons ATGGCGCGCCTGCTCATCCCCCTCCCCTTCGCCGCCGCCTCTGCCTCATCGCTCCACCTCGCCGTCTCCCGCCTTCCTCTCGCCGCGGTCTCCG CCGCGCGTCGCGAGTGTCTCTTTGGGGGAAGGGTGGTAGGAGGAGTGGTGAGGGCGCCCGCGAGGCTTTCTAAGCGCGGGTTGTGCGCCGGCGCAGAGGCTGGCGACTCGGCCGTCACGGTGGAGGCCATGGAATGGGTCAAGAAGGACAGGAGGCGCCTGCTCCACGTCGTCTACCGCGTCGGGGACCTCGACAAGACGATCAA GTTCTACACGGAGTGCCTGGGCATGAAACTGTTGAGGAAGAGGGACATTCCCGAGGAGAGGTACACCAATGCCTTTCTGGGGTACGGGCCTGAGGATTCACATTTTGTTGTGGAGCTCACTTACA ATTATGGTGTGGAGAGCTATAACATCGGGACTGGTTTTGGCCACTTTGGAATTGCTGTTGAGGAT GTTGCAAAAACAGTGGAACTTATTAAAGCAAAAGGAGGAACAGTCACAAGGGAGCCAGGCCCTGTCAAAGGTGGGAAATCAGTAATTGCCTTTATTGAGGATCCTGATGGTTACAAGTTTGAGCTTATAGAAAGAGGGCCTACTCCCGAGCCTTTGTGCCAGGTAATGCTTCGAGTGGGAGATCTTGATCGTGCTATAAATTTCTATGAGAAG GCATTTGGCATGGAACTTCTTCGCAAGCGAGACAATTCTGAGTACAAG TATACGATTGCGATGATGGGATATGGTCCAGAAGACAAAAATGCTGTATTGGAGTTGACCTACAACTATGGGGTGAAGGAATATGATAAGGGAAATGCTTATGCACAG ATTGCTATTAGTACTGATGATGTCTACAAAACTGCGGAAGCAATTAGAGTAAATGGTGGACAAATTACTCGTGAACCTGGCCCATTACCTGGCATCACCACCAAGATAACTGCATGCACAGATCCAGATGGCTGGAAAACA GTGTTTGTCGATAACATAGATTTTCTGAAGGAGTTGGAAGAATGA
- the LOC100191237 gene encoding putative glyoxalase family protein isoform X1, with protein sequence MARLLIPLPFAAASASSLHLAVSRLPLAAVSAARRECLFGGRVVGGVVRAPARLSKRGLCAGAEAGDSAVTVEAMEWVKKDRRRLLHVVYRVGDLDKTIKFYTECLGMKLLRKRDIPEERYTNAFLGYGPEDSHFVVELTYNYGVESYNIGTGFGHFGIAVEDVAKTVELIKAKGGTVTREPGPVKGGKSVIAFIEDPDGYKFELIERGPTPEPLCQVMLRVGDLDRAINFYEKAFGMELLRKRDNSEYKAVFDGVNPSLSTIQRLFLDEVECWCMAGAKQLESLGLLAAFARYTIAMMGYGPEDKNAVLELTYNYGVKEYDKGNAYAQIAISTDDVYKTAEAIRVNGGQITREPGPLPGITTKITACTDPDGWKTVFVDNIDFLKELEE encoded by the exons ATGGCGCGCCTGCTCATCCCCCTCCCCTTCGCCGCCGCCTCTGCCTCATCGCTCCACCTCGCCGTCTCCCGCCTTCCTCTCGCCGCGGTCTCCG CCGCGCGTCGCGAGTGTCTCTTTGGGGGAAGGGTGGTAGGAGGAGTGGTGAGGGCGCCCGCGAGGCTTTCTAAGCGCGGGTTGTGCGCCGGCGCAGAGGCTGGCGACTCGGCCGTCACGGTGGAGGCCATGGAATGGGTCAAGAAGGACAGGAGGCGCCTGCTCCACGTCGTCTACCGCGTCGGGGACCTCGACAAGACGATCAA GTTCTACACGGAGTGCCTGGGCATGAAACTGTTGAGGAAGAGGGACATTCCCGAGGAGAGGTACACCAATGCCTTTCTGGGGTACGGGCCTGAGGATTCACATTTTGTTGTGGAGCTCACTTACA ATTATGGTGTGGAGAGCTATAACATCGGGACTGGTTTTGGCCACTTTGGAATTGCTGTTGAGGAT GTTGCAAAAACAGTGGAACTTATTAAAGCAAAAGGAGGAACAGTCACAAGGGAGCCAGGCCCTGTCAAAGGTGGGAAATCAGTAATTGCCTTTATTGAGGATCCTGATGGTTACAAGTTTGAGCTTATAGAAAGAGGGCCTACTCCCGAGCCTTTGTGCCAGGTAATGCTTCGAGTGGGAGATCTTGATCGTGCTATAAATTTCTATGAGAAG GCATTTGGCATGGAACTTCTTCGCAAGCGAGACAATTCTGAGTACAAG GCGGTATTTGATGGTGTCAACCCTTCATTGAGCACCATTCAGAGGCTTTTCTTGGATGAGGTGGAGTGCTGGTGTATGGCTGGTGCGAAGCAGCTCGAGAGTCTCGGACTTCTGGCTGCATTTGCTAGG TATACGATTGCGATGATGGGATATGGTCCAGAAGACAAAAATGCTGTATTGGAGTTGACCTACAACTATGGGGTGAAGGAATATGATAAGGGAAATGCTTATGCACAG ATTGCTATTAGTACTGATGATGTCTACAAAACTGCGGAAGCAATTAGAGTAAATGGTGGACAAATTACTCGTGAACCTGGCCCATTACCTGGCATCACCACCAAGATAACTGCATGCACAGATCCAGATGGCTGGAAAACA GTGTTTGTCGATAACATAGATTTTCTGAAGGAGTTGGAAGAATGA